A section of the Cydia splendana chromosome 1, ilCydSple1.2, whole genome shotgun sequence genome encodes:
- the LOC134789391 gene encoding nucleolar complex protein 3 homolog, with amino-acid sequence MAKKGKIKVSKVKRNNQTTNRMKKQGTMKLQRHRAKLQKQNQPPPKPEIEYSSESEESADEWGDMLDDEEKTYIMKRLAKNPRFLADVPEQEDENKSNRKRRKIDKEKVPKKRPQVGSDSGAESESASESDFEEKYEQEMAERPAKRMRALLPIKTKQGLMERTEEYADTESEREDDPEPQKEVQTKEEEPQGSDSDSGMEGTGEEETETPEGGVVSTVELMAARRDRLNHEKLRIGALCSSLLEEPEKKLKNLYPILYLMEERLKDETLNLHSVRKIATLSAYEVFKDILPEYQIRHQDYSNIKLKKDTLSLYKYEKELLEFYKRYLQRLEKACTVLRPKKGDTRKPDQAAVSLALVSLRCLCGLLVARPQFNYATNIAQTTVPFMDCGNADAADIATECAQTVFQEDNKGEITLTIVRLINQLVKRRGERLKPTALRCLLSLKIRDVDLDAEADVKHKKKMEEKHKKRIVNLSKKEKKRAKKLKEVERELLETEAQESEVSRRKQLTEVTKTVFHIYFRLLKTAPRSKLLCAALDGLAKFTHVINLEYYSDLVAILARLTQDELIGSRERLLCVRCVLAILAGSGDAINVDPGRFHTALYAAMLTVHAGKTHDDAKIVLESVAQICARARRVSADELAAFAKRLATLALQLQHNGALACLTLLHQLAQQSKAVESLFEPDPESGAGHFDPTLESPAHCHARSAVLTELCVLQHHYHPAVQQAVTKSDSKLSAVHIFEQYDGSQMAFKPSIPPPKPRNKAKVPPTHVWAQHDFKQLCEDVENKVNLNEVDFALLKKKR; translated from the exons ATGGCT AAAAAAGGCAAAATAAAAGTAAGTAAGGTGAAGCGAAACAACCAGACCACGAACAGAATGAAGAAGCAGGGCACGATGAAGCTGCAGCGGCACCGCGCGAAGCTCCAGAAGCAGAACCAGCCGCCGCCGAAGCCCGAGATCGAATACAGCAGTGAGAGCGAGGAGTCGGCCGACGAGTGGGGCGATATGTTGGATGACGAGGAGAAAACGTACATTATGAAGAGGCTGGCGAAGAACCCGAGGTTCCTGGCTGATGTGCCGGAACAAGAGGATGAGAACAA ATCAAACAGAAAACGCAGGAAAATTGACAAAGAGAAAGTTCCAAAGAAAAGGCCCCAAGTAGGAAGTGACAGTGGTGCGGAGAGTGAATCCGCATCTGAGAGCGACTTTGAGGAAAAGTATGAGCAGGAGATGGCAGAGAGACCGGCAAAAAGGATGCGGGCACTGCTGCCTATCAAGACCAAACAGGGGCTTATGGAGAGGACTGAGGAGTATGCAG ACACAGAATCAGAAAGAGAGGATGACCCAGAACCTCAAAAAGAAGTACAAACAAAAGAAGAAGAACCCCAGGGCTCAGACTCCGACTCGGGCATGGAAGGAACGGGTGAAGAAGAAACTGAGACCCCTGAGGGTGGGGTGGTCAGTACCGTGGAGCTGATGGCTGCTAGGAGAGACCGGCTGAATCATGAGAAGCTGCGGATTGGAGCTCTGTGCTCTTCTCTGCTTGAGGAACCGGAAAAAAAG CTAAAAAATCTGTACCCAATCCTGTACCTAATGGAGGAGCGTCTAAAGGACGAAACCTTGAACCTCCACTCAGTACGCAAGATCGCCACCCTGTCAGCTTATGAGGTGTTCAAGGACATACTGCCAGAGTACCAGATCAGACACCAAGACTACTCGAACATTAAAT TAAAGAAAGACACGTTATCTCTATACAAATACGAAAAGGAGTTACTAGAATTCTACAAAAGATATCTACAGAGGCTTGAAAAAGCTTGTACAGTTCTAAGACCCAAAAAAGGAGATACAAG AAAACCAGACCAAGCAGCCGTCAGTCTAGCCCTAGTGTCCCTCCGGTGCCTCTGCGGCCTGCTAGTGGCCCGTCCACAGTTCAACTACGCCACGAACATCGCGCAGACCACCGTGCCTTTCATGGACTGCGGCAACGCGGACGCCGCCGACATCGCCACGGAGTGCGCACAGACCGTGTTCCAGGAGGATAATAAGGGGGAAATTACTTTAACG ATTGTCCGACTAATCAACCAGTTAGTAAAGCGACGTGGGGAACGCCTGAAGCCCACCGCTTTGCGCTGCCTCCTGAGCCTCAAGATAAGGGACGTCGACCTCGACGCGGAGGCCGATGTCAAACACAAGAAGAAAATGGAAGAGAAACACAAGAAGAGGATCGTTAACTTGTCTAAGAAGGAGAAGAAG CGAGCGAAAAAGCTCAAAGAAGTAGAACGAGAACTTCTAGAGACAGAAGCTCAAGAGAGCGAAGTCTCCCGCCGGAAACAGCTGACGGAAGTCACCAAGACCGTGTTCCACATTTACTTCCGGTTGCTGAAGACGGCGCCGAGATCTAAGCTGCTGTGTGCGGCGCTGGACGGACTAGCCAA ATTCACCCACGTAATCAACCTCGAATACTACTCCGATCTCGTCGCCATCTTGGCCCGGCTGACCCAGGACGAGCTGATCGGGTCCCGCGAGCGCCTGCTGTGTGTGCGCTGCGTGCTCGCCATCCTGGCGGGCTCGGGCGACGCCATCAACGTGGACCCGGGCAGGTTCCACACGGCGCTGTACGCCGCCATGCTCACCGTACATGCTG GGAAAACGCACGACGACGCAAAGATCGTGCTAGAATCCGTGGCGCAGATCTgcgcgcgggcgcggcgcgtGTCGGCCGACGAGCTGGCCGCCTTCGCCAAGCGCCTGGCCACTCTCGCGTTACAACTGCAACATAATGGAGCTTTGGCCTGTTTGACGCTGTTACATCAATTGGCTCAG caAAGCAAAGCCGTGGAATCACTGTTCGAGCCCGACCCAGAATCCGGCGCGGGGCACTTCGACCCGACCCTCGAGTCCCCGGCGCACTGCCACGCGCGCTCCGCCGTGCTCACCGAGCTGTGTGTGCTGCAGCACCACTACCATCCCGCCGTGCAGCAGGCCGTCACCAAGAGTGATAGTAAACT CTCGGCTGTCCACATCTTCGAACAGTACGACGGGTCCCAAATGGCGTTTAAACCGTCCATCCCCCCTCCCAAGCCCAGAAATAAAGCTAAAGTGCCCCCCACTCACGTGTGGGCTCAGCACGACTTCAAACAGCTGTGTGAAGATGTTGAGAACAAAGTGAATTTGAATGAGGTTGACTTTGCATTGCTCAAGAAGAAAAGGTGA